A portion of the Citrobacter rodentium NBRC 105723 = DSM 16636 genome contains these proteins:
- a CDS encoding DUF3486 family protein, with protein sequence MARRSTIEKLPEDVRRWLERALTESGFSGYTELESLLREQGYVISKSAIHRYGQKIERRYGAIRAATEAARMLTEGAADDQDARSEAVIALIQTELFESIVQLQEAEEGDVDPKERVALLSKVAKNVATLSRASVNLKKFQTEVRARAQQAASNAEKIARKGGLSADAVQALRREILGIAT encoded by the coding sequence ATGGCCAGACGCAGCACGATAGAAAAGCTGCCGGAAGACGTGCGTCGCTGGCTGGAGCGGGCGCTGACTGAATCCGGCTTCAGCGGGTATACCGAGCTGGAGTCCCTGCTGCGTGAGCAGGGGTATGTCATCAGCAAATCCGCCATTCATCGCTATGGCCAGAAGATTGAGCGCCGCTATGGTGCCATCCGGGCGGCCACAGAAGCAGCCCGGATGCTGACCGAGGGTGCGGCTGACGATCAGGATGCGCGTTCGGAGGCGGTGATCGCCCTGATTCAGACCGAGCTGTTCGAGAGCATTGTCCAGTTGCAGGAAGCGGAAGAAGGCGACGTCGACCCCAAAGAGCGCGTGGCGCTGCTGTCAAAGGTGGCGAAGAACGTGGCCACGCTGTCCCGCGCGTCCGTCAACCTGAAGAAGTTCCAGACTGAAGTCCGCGCCAGAGCGCAACAGGCGGCCAGCAACGCCGAGAAAATTGCCCGCAAGGGTGGCCTGTCAGCCGACGCGGTACAGGCGCTGCGCCGTGAAATTCTGGGGATTGCCACATGA
- a CDS encoding terminase large subunit domain-containing protein, translating into MSQLAPVIPDTSGYDAPPVLLPYQQRWVADTSPFKVMEKSRRTGITWAEASDNVLTAASSAAAGGMNVYYIAYNQDMTVEYIQACAMWARAFNYAASEIEEGFWEEEEEDKHIKTYTIKFPDSSFRVVALSSRPSNLRGRQGVIVIDEAAFHEQLKELLKAAMAMLIWGGKVRVISTHDGDDNEFNTTITDIRAGRQGGSVQRITFKEAVAEGLFHRVCLRTGQEWTEAAEQAWMASVYKFYGAGASEELDCIPANGSGAWLSRALIESRMSADTPVLRLTCPEGYELLPDEVRWSETQDWLDTHLKPLLEALPADARSFLGRDFGRSGDLSVDYPLLQEKNLVRRVPFVMELRNVPFKQQEQITWYLMDGLPGLLGAAFDARGNGAYLAEYAMQRYGSSRVKQVMPTEGWYREHMPPVKAALEDGNLVDLPKDEDTLDDLRAVQVVNGVPRVPEQRSKAKSDGGKRHGDSAIAVALAWFASREINKGPVKASSRRRRQSARMLEGY; encoded by the coding sequence ATGAGTCAGCTTGCGCCAGTAATACCCGATACCTCCGGTTATGACGCGCCTCCCGTTCTGCTGCCCTACCAGCAGCGTTGGGTGGCTGATACATCGCCGTTCAAGGTTATGGAGAAAAGTCGCCGTACCGGTATCACCTGGGCTGAAGCCTCCGATAACGTGCTGACCGCCGCATCCTCGGCAGCTGCGGGCGGGATGAACGTGTATTACATCGCCTATAACCAGGACATGACCGTTGAATATATCCAGGCCTGTGCCATGTGGGCGCGGGCGTTCAACTATGCCGCCAGCGAAATCGAAGAAGGCTTCTGGGAAGAGGAGGAAGAAGACAAACACATCAAGACCTACACCATCAAGTTTCCCGACTCCAGCTTCCGTGTTGTCGCGCTTTCCAGCCGCCCGTCTAACCTGCGTGGCCGTCAGGGCGTTATCGTCATTGATGAAGCCGCATTCCATGAGCAACTGAAAGAGCTGCTGAAAGCGGCAATGGCGATGCTGATCTGGGGCGGTAAGGTGCGGGTTATCTCCACCCATGACGGTGATGACAATGAATTTAACACGACGATCACCGACATCCGCGCCGGGCGTCAGGGCGGTAGCGTACAACGCATCACCTTCAAAGAAGCCGTGGCCGAAGGGCTGTTCCACCGCGTCTGTCTGCGCACCGGGCAGGAATGGACGGAGGCCGCTGAACAGGCGTGGATGGCGTCGGTGTACAAATTCTACGGTGCCGGTGCATCCGAGGAGCTTGACTGTATCCCGGCCAACGGAAGCGGCGCCTGGCTGTCCCGTGCCCTGATTGAGTCCCGCATGTCCGCTGATACGCCGGTGTTGCGTCTGACCTGTCCGGAGGGCTACGAGCTGTTGCCTGACGAGGTGCGCTGGAGCGAGACGCAGGACTGGCTGGACACACATCTGAAGCCGCTGCTGGAGGCACTACCCGCTGATGCCCGCTCTTTCCTGGGGCGCGACTTTGGTCGCAGCGGTGATCTGTCGGTGGACTATCCCCTGCTGCAGGAGAAAAACCTGGTACGCCGGGTGCCGTTCGTGATGGAGCTGCGCAACGTGCCGTTCAAACAGCAGGAGCAAATCACCTGGTATCTGATGGACGGCCTGCCCGGCCTGCTGGGTGCCGCGTTCGACGCTCGTGGCAACGGCGCTTACCTTGCTGAATATGCCATGCAGCGCTATGGCTCCAGCCGGGTTAAGCAGGTGATGCCAACCGAGGGCTGGTACCGGGAGCATATGCCGCCGGTTAAAGCTGCGCTGGAAGACGGTAACCTGGTGGATTTACCAAAGGATGAAGACACGCTGGACGATCTGCGGGCCGTACAGGTGGTAAACGGCGTCCCCCGCGTACCGGAACAGCGCTCAAAAGCCAAATCTGACGGCGGTAAACGCCACGGTGACTCCGCCATTGCAGTGGCACTGGCCTGGTTTGCCAGCCGTGAAATTAACAAAGGGCCGGTGAAGGCGAGTTCGCGCCGTCGCCGCCAGTCTGCCCGTATGCTGGAGGGATACTGA
- a CDS encoding DUF935 domain-containing protein: MARGLWVSPSEFVKFAEPTKTLTEQIASRSRSIDFFGLGMYLPNPDPILKSQGRDIRIYRELRTDPLVGGCIRRRKAAVKSLERGLERGHAPARVFSFIRDMLDDLDISRIIGEMTDAVLYGYQPCEIMWGRSVKSWAIADIVGKPPEWFQFDNDNLLRFRAKDAGLEGEPVPLNKFVVPRQDATYDNPYGFPDLSMCFWPVTFKKGGMKFWVRFAEKYGSPWVIGKHPRGTAQGEIDLLLDSMEAMVEDAVAAIPDDSSIEIKEAAGKADSSDIYQNLITLARSEISIALLGQNQTTEANSNRASAQAGLEVTDDIRDADADIVESAVNQAIKMAVSLNFGDVASPVWKMWEQGTVDDTQATRDEKLSRAGVVFTPQYFKREYQLQDGDIDETPPSERQNNGLPLSFAEAVDADIQAQQALDDALDILMNGGSLNGTLEPVLAPLFKRVENGVNPSELLGELAELYPQMNAEDLQERLARVIFVASLWGRLHERNHD, encoded by the coding sequence ATGGCCAGAGGTCTCTGGGTTTCACCCAGTGAGTTCGTCAAATTTGCTGAACCCACTAAAACACTGACGGAGCAGATTGCCTCGCGCAGCCGTTCCATCGACTTCTTCGGGCTGGGGATGTACCTGCCCAACCCCGACCCTATTCTCAAGTCTCAGGGCCGCGATATCCGTATCTATCGCGAGCTGCGTACCGACCCGCTGGTCGGTGGCTGTATCCGCAGGCGTAAGGCGGCGGTTAAATCGCTGGAGCGGGGTCTGGAGCGTGGCCATGCCCCAGCGCGGGTATTCAGCTTCATCCGGGATATGCTCGACGATCTGGATATCTCCCGCATTATCGGCGAGATGACCGACGCCGTTCTCTACGGATATCAGCCCTGCGAAATCATGTGGGGCCGCTCTGTAAAGTCCTGGGCTATCGCTGATATCGTGGGGAAACCGCCCGAATGGTTCCAGTTCGACAATGACAACCTGCTGCGCTTTCGTGCTAAAGACGCCGGGCTGGAAGGCGAGCCGGTACCGCTGAACAAGTTCGTGGTACCGCGTCAGGATGCGACCTACGACAACCCGTATGGCTTCCCTGATTTGTCGATGTGCTTCTGGCCCGTGACCTTCAAAAAAGGCGGCATGAAGTTCTGGGTGCGCTTTGCCGAGAAATACGGCTCACCGTGGGTTATCGGCAAGCATCCGCGCGGTACCGCTCAGGGTGAGATTGACCTGCTGCTGGATTCCATGGAGGCAATGGTGGAAGACGCGGTGGCGGCCATCCCCGATGATTCCTCCATCGAAATCAAGGAGGCCGCAGGCAAAGCGGACAGTAGCGATATTTATCAGAACCTGATTACGCTGGCCCGCAGTGAAATCTCCATCGCCCTGCTGGGGCAGAACCAGACCACCGAGGCCAACAGTAACCGCGCCTCCGCGCAGGCCGGGCTGGAGGTTACGGATGATATCCGAGACGCGGATGCCGATATTGTGGAAAGCGCGGTGAATCAGGCCATCAAAATGGCGGTGTCGCTGAACTTCGGGGATGTGGCCAGCCCCGTCTGGAAGATGTGGGAGCAGGGAACGGTTGACGATACCCAGGCGACCCGCGACGAGAAGCTCAGCCGCGCCGGTGTGGTCTTCACCCCGCAATACTTCAAGCGCGAGTACCAGCTCCAGGACGGGGATATTGACGAAACACCCCCGTCAGAACGCCAGAATAACGGACTGCCACTGTCGTTCGCCGAGGCGGTGGATGCCGATATTCAGGCTCAGCAGGCCCTGGACGACGCGTTGGATATTCTGATGAACGGAGGCTCGTTAAACGGCACGCTGGAGCCGGTACTGGCACCGTTGTTTAAGCGGGTTGAAAACGGCGTCAACCCGTCTGAGCTGCTGGGCGAACTGGCCGAGCTGTACCCGCAGATGAACGCTGAAGATCTGCAGGAGCGGCTGGCCAGGGTTATCTTTGTTGCAAGTCTCTGGGGGCGTCTGCATGAGCGTAACCACGACTGA